The Arachis ipaensis cultivar K30076 chromosome B03, Araip1.1, whole genome shotgun sequence region aattagtgaaatccagttcatatttcttcttgaaagacttatttacttttaaccaaataggtagaaacattttgcatgtagttgcattcatatagataggattgcatttcataaattttaccattcctcttcacccttttatagcttctcttgagcttagcatgaggacatgctattgtttaagtgtggggaggttgataaaccactattttatggtttatcttgtgctcaattgagtggattttatcaatctttcatacacttgttcatacaaaatgcatgctttacattctccttcctgattttgtgctatgattgaaaacatgcttctttggacttatatttgctaatattaatcctctcttattaccattcgatgccttgatatgtgtgttaagtgttttcagagattacagggcaggaatggcttggaggatggaaaggaagcatgcaaaagtggaaggaatacaagaaactgaaggaactgctaaagctgtccagcctgaccttctggcactcaaatgatcataacttgagctacagaggtccaaatgatgcggttccagttgcgttggaaagttaacgttcagggcttcaatttgatatataattttttatagctGCCCCGAATCCAGgcaacgcgaacgcatggatcacgtggacgcgtgacctggcaaaaacacaACCCATgcaaacgcgtggatgacgcttccgcatcactttcccgcgacctgaacgtaccagaaatcgctgggctgtttttgacccagtttttagcccaaaacacacagattagaggctataaagtgggagaatgcatccattcataatcatgcttttcaCACACACAATTtgaggatttagatgtagtttttagagaaagaggttctctcctctctcttaggatttaggattaggattcctcttaaaggatttaggatttcaacttcttctcaggttcaatgttccttttatttattttatcaatttaatttatgaactctttatgtttagattgattttctttacttaatgcaatttgaggtatttcagatttatgattgctctcttttatttatgatataaataatttggatttttcccttttggctttggttgagtcattggagacacttgagttatcaaactcattgttgactgaaaattagaattcttcaagaattaatttgagttccaataactctagcctttcccaaggaaagactaggacctgaggaatcaaaattaattcatccacttaacttaccttcatagttagaggttaacaaagtgggagaaaaatccaattctcatcacaattgataaggataactaggataggacttctaattttcataccttgccaagagattttattattattaatttatttttcttttcatttaaattacctgttccttatcttaaaaacccccaatttacaagactcataaccaataataagaacatctccctgcaattccttgagaagacgatccgaggtttaaatacttcggttatcaattttaaaggggtttgttacttgtgacaaccaaaacttttgtaagaaaggaattcttgtcggtctagaagctatacttacaacgcgaacttattgtgaaaattctagatcgcgcgagagtttcgttcttcagtggggaattgattttatgggacctttcccatcctcatactcaaacaattatatattggtggctgtagattatgtttcaaaatgggtagaagccatagccacagcaacaaatgataacaaggttgtGATGAACTTCTTGAGAAagaatatcttcagcagatttggagttcctagagctctcattagtgatggaggatcACACTTCTACAATAGGCAACTTGAATCACTCCTCTCTAAATATGGAGTGAAAcataaagtagcaactccataccatccacagaccaacgggcaagttGAGATCTCAAACAGGGAGCTcaaaagaattcttgaaaaaactgttggaagctcaagaaaggattggtctaagaagttggatgatgcagtatgggcctacaggacaaccttcaaaacacccattgggatgtctccatatcaattgggatgtctccatacgagttaagcttgaacatagagcattctGGGATCTTAAAATGCTGAATTTTGATGATCAAGCTGCTAGAGAAAGGAggctaatgcaactcaatgagctgaaGGAATTCAGAAATCAAGCCTATGACAATGCAAAGATttacaaggaaaacacaaagaggtggcatgatcaaaagatagcaagGAGAGAGTTCAAAGAAGGACAGAAAGTGTTGCTGTAcaattcaagactcaagttcttcccaggAAAGCTCAAGTCTCGATGGTCTGGACCCTTCACCATCCTCAAAGTATCAccttatggtcatgtagagctcaGGAAGGATACAACACAAAGAATATTCACTGTGAATGGCCATAGGCTCAAGCATTACTTGGGGGACTAACTGGATGAGAAGAGGGTGAGCTACCATCTCAGATAAAGAAGGAAGAACAtcaagctagtgatgctaaagaagcactagttgggaggcaccccaacactttatatccttttgatttactgctttcttagAAGTGGCTTAAACTTGTCAACTTAGGTAGTTTAAATCTCAGTTTAATATTGTTGTTTCATTGCTTTCTAAAGGTAGGTTGTAGGAGGTAGATTAGGAAGTTGAATATCAATTTTGGTAGTTAGAAGATCttcaatttattttcttttcctctgaAAGTGCAATCTGATGAATATAATTATTGATGATGGATAATTGGGCTGAGAACTAGttaaaaagctaagtttggtgtggccaccaaccCACTTAATCTAAGCTTACAACCATttgaacaaattaaattttgagaagtaagcccaaagattaagtttggtgtggccaccaccacacAAAGATCACCCAGCAAGCCCAATACCATCCAAGTTGAAAGCATTTAATAAATTGGTAAGTGCATGAAAGTTGGTTTTAAATGTGTTCGGAAGGGGTTAGAAGCAAAAGAATGTGAAAGGACTAAAGTTAATTCacccttatgaacacattaaaaaccCAATGATGAACCCAATTTATTAGAATTAATGGGATTAAgattggtgtcccaagggacactcaTCAATTGCAATCTCGTTCACTCATATTAAAACGAATGTGGaggattcttttgtcattactgatGGGGTTTTGGTTTCATTTTTAAGGAGAGAGAATGGGGTCTACATGATTGATAGCTCATAAAGCaaagaagtcaaagtgtacttgcactttggaactcaacacacgcAGGAAGCAAAGAGGGATAAGGATTGGTGCCttttcccacgctaggcgccactcccaagtgggaaaacattcaaTTGCTTTCACTTTCTACCACTTAGACCACACTTTCCATCCCCATAAAAACCCCTACTTTTCTCGCCTCTCCTCCCATTTCAAACCCCAGCTTCACATACGAAAAGAACCCCacaattccttctttcttctcatTTCTTTCCTCTTTTCTTTACCCTTCTTCTTCTACTTGATTAGGGataatcaagtcctaagtttggtgtttgagcaAAACTGTGTTTTGCTTGCTCTCTTGTAACTTTCTTCAATCTTCTTTAACCCTTCAAACACCCTTCTTCATTCCAATGGCACCACCAAGAGCTTCATCAACAAATAAAAGAAAGACCAAGGAACCAACCTCAGGGTCCTCAAGCCACAATGAACACAAGTTCCTCTCTTCATTCAACCAAAACTAattttatggttgggtgagtgaaaGGTAAATtattccagaagttgggttccaATTAGGAAGGAATGAATACACTGAGATCAATAGAAAAATCAACAACAGAGGGTGCGCACTCTTGTTAACCCACCAAAAAAAGTGGTGGAAAGCTTGGTTAGAGAGTTCTATACCAATGCTGTGCCTCAGTCAGGGCAACCCTATGGCTATCTTAACTATGTGAGAGGGAAGGCCATCGACTACAGTCCTTCAAACATAGATAGGATGCTCATGGTAAGACAAACAAGCTCCACTAggagctatgaagaaaggatGAAGCAAGAAAATCCAGGATTTGATGAAATCCTCAATGAGATTTGTGTGTTGAATGTGCAATGGATCAACATAAAGATGGGAGACCCAACCATCTGAGAAAAAgggatttgagcccccaagctagagggtggctagattTTGTGAGAAGATCTCTCAACACAACATCCAACACATCTGAGGTAACACTTGAAAGGGTtgtgctcatatacagcatcatgaaaggtgaGAATGTGAATATTGGGGAGATGATAGCCAATAACATCAACAGGGTACTGAAAAGCACCAAGGATAGCACAAGTTTGGTCTTCCCCAGCATTATTCAGAGGCTGTGTGATGAAGCAGGGGTTGAGAAGATTATTGATGAGGTGCTGGTAGAATAAGACAAGTgcataactgccaagaagatggccaaagtggtggctgtcAACCCACTTAAGAGGAGAAGGGAGCATAGAGGACATGCTCATGTGCCACAAGGGCAGccacaacaagaagaagagcaaCCATACCACTTAGCACTTCAACTACTACCataccaacaataccaacaattttCTGAAGGATTCAACTGGGAACAATTGTAAGGAGacatacaccaaatgaagggataCATACACCATCTGAGAGAGGATATCAACCAACTCAAGgataatcaacaacaacaatggaaccaagtgaatgagaacatacaacaactccaagggagctTGGAGCACATGAGGAATGAGCAGCAAAAACAGTTCGACTGGGGAGAGTTGCAAAGCACACTCAACAAGATAGTAGAGCAGAATAAATAACAGTAGAGGAACTTTGCTGAGTTCAGGAATCTTTATGATGCCAGAACTATCTCAAGGAGGCAATATGATATCAatacacaagcgaagctgaatcacttgtgtaatgtTGTGGCTGCCTTAAACCCTGGATACCCAACATTTATGCAAGGAATGGAGAAGTTAAGTGCAAGACAAGAAGAAATTCTGGCCAAGCACAAGGAGGATGAAAGAAATTATATGAGGAGGCTAGGATTCTAGAAGCCCAAAGACACAGGCACAAGAGGGATCCTCCAAAAAGGATAATGATGACTCCTCCCCTtccaaaaagaaagacaaaggaaaAGGACCAATGaactgaagctgctcaaggttgttgagttccatGGTTGACACTCTCAAATTTCTAAAATTCTGTTTAGTTTTCTCTATGTTTAATTTCTGTTTTATAATAAATAgcaatgctaggatagtttatgttttaatGCTTAGTTTTTTTATGCCTGAAGTCTTTTGTGAGTCCTTTGAAgtgcaagaaagaaaatgcaatgttaaGTTCAAGTTTCATCAATATCAATAAAAGCATAGTTTATTTCCATAAGAGTTGTTGTGAGTGTTACAAAAACAAGAGCaaaagagactaagaccaagTGGGAATGTTCAAAACTAAGAAATAaggaactaagtgtagaaccttgaatgaactggaaagaaaatgagtcatgaagAACAACTAGGCTTAGAAGGTATGACAAGTAGATGCTAAGGGATGTCCCTTGAATatctatagaaccaagaagtagtaagccataaagacccaaggctctgagcaccaactACTAGGATGAAAAGAAACACTAATTAGCTCAAAAGAGTTAGAAAATCTAGTAGATGCTtatggtgaagatgtgtcaagaagagacctgggcaagtaaatttttaggggtgtttcaacacctagtaccctaaagccaactggtttgggagtgctaattgaaagcctaatttAAGGGTTGTCTTGAAGTATGCCagggaattagttaagaaatttggtatgaaaaatgccaaagctatgggaactcccatgcaccctaattcaaaattggacaagggagaaactgagaaagatgtggatgagactaggtatagaagaatgattggttctcttatgtacttaacttcctctagacccgatattgtgcaaagtgttggattatgttcaaggttccaatccaaaccaaaagagtcacatctttctgcaattaagagaatcattagatatgttcatggcacatccaattttagtctttggtatcctaagattgatgatttttctgcagttggttattgtgatgcagattttgccggTCATAGAGTTGATAGATGAAGCACCTCaggcttatgttgcttccttggaaggtccatgaatgtttggtcaagtaagaagcagccaacagtggctttatccactgtagaggctgagtatatagctgcttcttcttgttgttctcagcttatgTGGTTAAAAATACAGCTtgctgattataaattaaatgctgaaaatattcccttgttgtgtgataacatgagtgccattaatatttctaaaaatccagttttgcactataggactaagcatattgaggtgaaatttcactcaataatagagcatgtacaaaaaggggatattagcattcaatttgttaaatctgaGGAACAATTAGctgatatttttattaaatcaTTGGATGGGgacagattctgcatgcttaggactagtcTAGGTATTTTAAGTTATGATTCTTTGTTTGAAAGGTACTGATGTATTTGTTggagtttttgtctcataaacaggtatgagacaattctgggcaagtGAAGAACTTTCCCTTTAATCAGCGTGTTCTGGGCTTGTTGCAAGTGAAAGTTGATCTGGGCCAACCTCAAAAATCAAATCATGGGTGGTCCTACATGTTTCCTTAATTCAAACCACCTCTGGGCCCAATATGAatgttatatttttaataattgttTTTGTTAGCTTGTGTGTTtcatatttttgtccaaaaaggcTTTCAGgttgatttaattttttgttcaaaaagggttttgaaaatttaaagttaGTTTcctgttttattttaaaatcaaataaaatctttctttttatGAGGTcgtgtcttttcaagtcatatcaaaaggtgatgcagttgcatggtttgtGAAAAATttcttttgggtacggttaccaacactctctctcttccctccatTAACTTCTCCACAACTCCTCAGTTTACTCCACCatctttactgcttctcttccctcaaaagcctgaaactaaccaaatgaggaagaaaaccattgcTAAAAGGCCTCCTCGTGAAAAAGTTTACAAGCTTCCCACAAAACCTTCAACTCGCTCCCAAGACCGAACCTtcactccttcttcttctcctcctacCTCACCTCCTCGGACTGATCCTATGGCACGCACTAAAAACCCATCTAGGGTTCCATCTTCAGCCAAGCCAACTCCTCCTCCAAAGGAACCTCCTTCAAGGCCTGGATCATCAAAGCCGAGTTCTTCGAAAGGGAAAAGACCAGCAGCGCCTGAACCTGCCTCTGAGCCCCATTAACCCAAGTCGAGGGCTGTTCTATTACGTTCTCAGCAAGGTAAAACTTGAGTTCCTCTTAAATCTGTTAGAGAACCTGACATTGACCCTTTTGCTCATAAATCCCACTTCATGACATCACACTCCAACTATAATCCTTTTAGATTTAGGTCTGCCATGAACAATGACTTTTATGATGGAGTTATTAAGTACCCTACCCTGTATCCCTCTTTTCTTACTGATTTACCCACTTTGAAAAAGAAAGGCTttctttttgttgaaaatttagaatttttagacTGAAATCACATTTTTTATATCAAAAAACCTCTTTATCCTCTGttggtcaaagagttttatgcaaacatgacatATCATGAGGGCACTGTTCATTCCTATGTAAAGGGGAGAGATATTGTGCTAAATAATGAAACCATCAGTGATTCAttgaagtatactgatgttggCCCTTGTGCTTATGCTTctgttaagtgggatgaaggagttggtgTTTCTTACAATGATGCTTTGGCTAATATTTGTGAACATGTCTCCTTGAttgatggcattacacccactcacaaagccctagaatatgaacgtgctcagttgcaccgtATTGTCAACCACATCAtacttcctcaaagtggttcatatcaaagggtttcctacactgacactcttgttttatatgcccttctcaccaaaacagaaattttatttgcatatttgatggttagatacatgtttgactttgttaggagtgaaaaagacaaagcacttccttatggcatgtttctaacttgcatatttgagcattttggtgttgacttgaccaatggggattatgaaaatagacattcatatctaaagggaggtggtgcagtgaaacagcaaaaaggacctactcgatctgagagagtggttctagatgatgatgatgaagagttcaTTCCCGATTAATCTCCTCCTCCATCCATCGAGGGGACTTCCATCTCTACTGGCCAAAAATCTGCTCTGCTGAATGTTATCAAGGATGTTGTTCAGGAGTTTGTCTCCCAATCTAATCACATGATTGCTATGAGCAAAGAGCAAAGAAAGCTAGCCAGCAAACATGAGAACTTCCTCCGAAAGTCAAGGGATCGAGTGGCTGTGTTTATGAAATTCATTGATAATCTTAACCAAGATGAAGATCctgccactgatgttgaagaaGGAGCTGATTCGGAAGGAACTGGTTCAGTTGCCTAGGATTGCCACATGAAGCTGCTGCtgtcattttgtctcatgaattctatttattttgctacttttgaaCTAGTTTTTGCtgttttggatgactgtaatactcTAAATACTACTGCACTTAAGTTCAGTTTACTTCATATTTTAGACTGTGCACTAACTCTTTCTTGCAGGGTTTAAGGTGATGTTTTTATTGATCTTGCTTATTatccgcccttgatgacaaaaggcgGAGTAATCGCGGCTTACTGAATGTTGATTTTTTGAATGCTAAATGTTGATTTTTGAATCTTAATTGTGAATTTTTTATTGATGCGGCTGATGGTTTTGAACATACATTGCTACTGAGCTGCTGCAGAAAATGTAGTGACATGCCTATTGAAACATGCTTTCATATGATATTAGTTTACCCTTGATTAATCTTGACACTTTGTTTTTACTGTTGACATGATATGTTGGGCTTATATTGTGGTGTTGTTTGCCTAAGCTTCCTTAGTCAAGATAAATGAGTGTAGCTCTTTACTGTGTTCTCTACAAGTACAATGTAAAACAGGAACAAAAGAGGAGAGCATAAATCTAGAGGGAGCTACTCTTGAaaaagaaagggggagcaacactaaaacaagaaacatcaatcaAAGGGAAGTTTTCTAACTTTACTAAAATTCAATTCCTTTTGGTTATTGcttaattatgtttgtcatcaagggagagattgttgagttaagaaattaactaaattaattaatgatgacaaacattatttttgggccaaataaataattagtgttgattattaATAATTGTATATTGCTAATTACTTATTaaatgttgcaggccaaaattcaATTTAACAGCCCAAATAGAATGGAAAATAAAACAAGGCTGATGGGTTGATAACTCAAACGAAGCTCAAAAGGAAACAAAGCTGAGAAATCAAAACGGGCCAAGCAAATCataacccgatccaagcccgatttGATTTCAGCAAGCATACCCCTTTCATTTGCCTTaccaaaagcaacgttcacttTTGTGCCTTGGTCAAAAATCAGAAAAAGTGAGAGAGAGAGCTTCTCCCCTAAGCTaatcaccaaagaagcaagaaagagagagATTAAGCTTGAAAGGCAAATGTGAAATCAGCAagttcaaaccaaatcaagcttaagaaAAGATTAAAGGTAACCTATTTTCTTTTTacatgcatcagatcttcttctcttcatcttcaacgtTCTGCCTATCCATTCTGAGATACATGGGAAAGATGTTGTTTGTTCTTCTCTGCTGTAAATCCACGGTCTTAAACatatcttggggaccaagttggttttcaagggctaAGATAAGGTTTTACCGTTGGAAACTTTTGTTCATGATGACTTCTAGTTTTCGGTCAACCAAAGAGGTCAGAAGCAAAGCCCCAAATTTAAGTAAAAATGGAAGAAAGTGAATGGCTGGGGTTGGTGAAGCACACTgctcaagaagttgacctaggaagagcaaccaagcaacatgcaaggagataaaaagaAGATTTTCTATTCATTCAgaggtaaggagagataatccagagtattgaggttttgttctgtgaagaagttctctgaagaagttcctctacttggacaatgctttctttcaaataaGCATTCCACCAAAAATGAAGAATTGAATCAGAGAcatgcaaatctggtttatcacatagcaatgAGGCtattgatgaagtcaatctccttcatgttattacagattgtattttactttttaatgtttatctttctgtaatttcttgagtgaaaaggcatattgagagagctcaagtaaaagccatgagtggaaagaggctgagtgatacacttgagagaaaagcctagagttattttcagatttctttaggtatgtctatgtcttgtatcttgtacctgtgaggtatccctttcttagttgggttagcactaagagtgaagagttaggtattagcataaccaatgtcaagttaggttagaacttgagtgtgaaaggattgtgtcaatcctatggaattggtgtatgtaatacttttaactatagtggaaattcctccattgttgtggaagagactggatgtaggttgcatagcacaaggcaaccgaaccaggatacatactggtgttagcttctctcttctctgcaatgttctgttttctgatattcatgagacaaaaataaattgtctcataaatttctgctGTTGAGTTCAAACATAATCAGAATTCAAAGTTTGCTTTAAAGGGTCATTTCAGTAACttaaaagaaaggcatagattcaactcccttctctaagcctaccacaaccttcaataatatatataatgagtcagtttataaatttatcagttcatttaaaatataaatttaaatccaaaattagtTCAAAATTTATAAATCAATAGTTAAATGATCAAATTGTTATTAAATTGAAGtttcatattaattaattaatgaattaagTTATGTAACACCCTCTCTCCAGTTGCGCCCCTCTAATGGCAAGAAGTATATATTACGACGACTTcaaatacttaataataaaataagagtCTTTTATTCGAAATTATACCgttgttttctttgaaaaaccaaaaaaatacttcatcttaaaaacaaacaagcatatacAAATATACATAACTTCTTACataagtaacttataaatataatatacatatgcaacgtacaattcctatccctctttcAAGATTATGatgataaaggcgagggaaaaataaataataCCTAAACTAAAACATCGTATAAGAAAAACGCAATAAAACTCTTCGTAAGCTTCTTCATCCGTTCcctgaaaagataaagctgtagggggttgagaacctaaccacacggtctcaccacagaATTTCAGAATTGTCATAATAAGATATTTAAAGAGAAATCTATTTTCAAGCTAAGTGATTATtgttgtcttatgaatcttttgaaAACAGACGGTTTAACCATCCGAAAATCCAAAATCTCTTGAAAAGAAATCAGATAATTATCCAAAACTCCaaacttatttttattataaaaggatcttaaaagtttcctaacagtatgaatgaccaacctattccaaatataggttcattaagtatatgctgaaccagcttgataCTTCATATTTTACTAAATCTTAATCAGAAACTAACCACAAAATCAATCAACACTATCATCAATTCAGCACCAATACTCAATCAACAAAAGTACCACACTAGGGCAAACACAAGCAAAACAGACAAGAAAAGCACAGGTATAGATatcagttacagcaaatagttcagatagcagttaataatagttaaataattaagcaaaccaaaaaatcattccttatatatatatatattttcaaaataaaattacttTTCAGTATAAACTTTCAATAATCGCACGCCAACTCAAGAAAATCAATAATCCAATCAAACCAACAATTTCATTGATCCAAGATCAGTTCAATCCATAAAACTCACATAATcactaaatatatatttttcgCATCAAcatcaatttataacaattccgtaatataaaataatttaaaaaaatcccTACCTCAGTTAGTCGAACCCGTCAAATTCAAACACGATGATCCCCTCTTTATTAATTTCAGTAGTGGCAGCAACTCTAACAGTTCTTTAGTATCATTAATACTATCACCTATGATAGTTCCGTCAGCAAATAGGAAGGCAGAGTAGCAGTGTTAAACAGAGACATAGATTTTTCTTACTCAAAACAGAAAAAGACTAAGAAACAAAATGGAAGCAGAGTAAGGATTAAAGCTTACAAATTCAAGAATAGGAGAACCAGAAGAAGGCTAGTGCTATCTTTGACTCTGTTGGAGGTGCACGACTCACCGGCGACCGTGGCAGCAATGGCAAGGATGGTGGCTCCTCTGGCTCGCACGGCTCTGTCTCCCTCTCTCCCTCACGTCATTCTTTTCTCCACGGTGGAATCCAATAGGGACGGCAACAACATCAACTGCGACGGATTGGCTGCGACGGAGGTGGCTTCAATCGACCATGGTAGCGTGCACGATGGCGACGGAATCCTTGGCGGCAAGAAGCGATGG contains the following coding sequences:
- the LOC107633650 gene encoding uncharacterized protein LOC107633650, which encodes MLNFDDQAARERRLMQLNELKEFRNQAYDNAKIYKENTKRWHDQKIARREFKEGQKVLLYNSRLKFFPGKLKSRWSGPFTILKVSPYGHVELRKDTTQRIFTVNGHRLKHYLGD
- the LOC110269521 gene encoding extensin-like; translation: MRKKTIAKRPPREKVYKLPTKPSTRSQDRTFTPSSSPPTSPPRTDPMARTKNPSRVPSSAKPTPPPKEPPSRPGSSKPSSSKGKRPAAPEPASEPH